The window CGGAAATCCTGACCGTCCGGCACAGGGCATGCAGAATGCTGTCTCGCCTTCAAGCCGTTCCGACCCGGGACCGAAAAACCCTGCGCTCGCCTCGCAGTTTCCGGATTTCCAGTCTCCGCCGGCAACTGACGTAGACGGTATGCCCTTATTCTGGGCTTCGTTTAACAACGCACATAAACGTATCCAGAACGGTGGCTGGGCTCGAGAAATTACCCAGGATGACTTTGCCATTTCCGAGGATATCTCGGGTGTCAACATGCGTCTCAGCGCTGGCGGCATTCGGGAGATGCACTGGCACCAGCAGGCAGAATGGGCAATCATGCTTACGGGCAAGTGCCGCATCACCACCCTTGACGAAGAAGGGCGTCCGAGCGTTGATGATGTTGAGGCTGGAGATCTCTGGTATTTCCCTCCCGGTCTGCCGCATTCCCTCCAGGGCCTTGGACCCGATGGCGCAGAATTCCTGCTCGCATTCGACAATGGGAAATCCTCGGAGTTCAATACCCTCTTGGTGACGGATTGGCTCGCTCACACTCCGCCGGAAGTTCTTGCAAAAAACTTCGGCGTGCCAGAAGCGGCCTTCAAAAACATTCCGCTTGACAACCTGTGGATATTCCAGGGCGACATCCCACCGGATCTGCCGGTTGATCGGAAAAACGCCCGGGTCGTTCCCGGTGCCCAGAAAGTCATCTACAAACTTTCACAAGCACAACCTCTGTCCCGTACCCATGGAGGGATGGCGCAGGTTGCGGACAGTCGGAACTTTCCGATCTCCAAGACTGTAGCCGCCGCTTTGGAAACCATAGAGCCGGGCGGCATGCGCGAAATGCATTGGCATCCAAACGCTGACGAATGGGCGTTCGTCATCAAAGGCAAGGCGCGCGTGACGGTGTTTAATACGGGGCCAAAAGCGCAGACCGCGAACTTTAATCCGGGCGACGTGTGGTATATTAAGAAAAGCCTCGGTCATTACGTCGAAAATACGGGAAATGATGTCTTGCAGATCATTTCGGTATTCAAATCCGATCGCTTCGCTGAGGTGTCACTGACCGACTGGCTGACGCATGTGCCGCCGGAAATGGTCAGACAGACCCTGAATCTCGATCCAGACGTGCTTGCGCGATTCCCGACCGGGCGGCCTGACTTTATGCCCCTCTGACCAACCGACCGCTCCCGCGTTAAATGGCGGGAGCGGTTTTTTCCCTTGTTATGCCCGCCTGTTTTTTTCGAAATCACGTCCTTGCAAAATGGAGTGCCACGTGTCGTTGCGGGTAAAATTTGATCCGTCTTTCATTGGGCAGGAAGTCGCGCGCCAGTGCTTCAACGAAGGGCGGAATGCAGATGAGCTTGAATATTACCTTGCTGGCGCTTCATACGCGATATGCCTAACGCTAGCAAAAGACAAACCATGGATGAGCGCGGAGTTCGTTAATATAGGTAACACTATTGCAAAAGCTGGAATGCAGACCTTCATAGATCTGATGAAAAATAACTTTTTGACGAATGTAACGCCTATGGGAACGGCGTAATGCTATAAAGAAAATAACATGCCATTCCAACAATATAGACAGATAGCGTCATGTTCTCAGAAACTGATACGTAGAATGTATAATGTGTCGTATATGATCGACTCTAAGACCGCCACTTCGCGCGAGCCAAATTGGTGAAGATGATTGAAGTGGTCTGATTCTTTTTTTTGCATGGCGTTTCTTTCGGGTGCATGCACTACAGCATGCGCTCAGGTTCCCCCTGTACGCTTCTTCAGTTCCGGCGTAACACCGCAGCAGATCGTTCCGGACAGCATTGACCCAATGTCTCATTTTTCCGGGAACTGGGGAGGTGCCCGAGACTGGCTTCTCAAGCGAGGAATTGACATCCGTTTATCCGACGCAAACGAGTTCTGGGCCGACCCAGTCGGTGGAGCGCAAGCATCAAATAACTACGTCGGGTCAACGGCGGTTGAAATGCTGGCGGATTTACATACTTTGACCGGGCTGCCTTTAGGGACATTTGACATCAGTGCCATGGAAATTCGTGGACGACCTTTCAGTAATGATCCTCTTTATGTTTTTAATCAGACTTCGAATATTGAAGCTGACGACAACACTAGGCTTTACGAGTTATGGTACAGTCAAAAATTCGCACATGGGCACTTTGCATTCAAAATCGGCAAGCTGGATCTTGGACATGACTTCATGATCAGCGATGTCGCTCTGAGCTTTTTGAATGCCTCTTTTTCATGGCCCATGATGCCCGATAACGATCTGTATGACCAAGGCCCAGTATCTCCCGTGGCGACCCCTGCAGTGAGGCTACGTTACACGCTCTCGCAATGCTGGAATTTTCTGTTTGCAGTCGGCGATGATAACCCCATCGGGGCACCGTTCATCAATACGCAGGATCCGTGGAGCCAGAATAGCGATCCGTCTGGAACCCGGTTCAACTTCTCAACAGGCGCACTATTTTTTGCAGAATCCCAATATCGTAGGCGAATAGCGGGGAAAGAAGGCATATATAAAATTGGTGGTTACTTCGATACGGGACGATTTCCGGACCAGGTTGATTCAAGCCGCCTGCACAAAACCAATTGGTCCGTCTATGCCATCGCTGATCAGACCCTGCAGAAGTTCCGGAATTCAAGCGAACTCGACGCTTTCATTCGCGGTAACTGGACTGCCGATACCGACCGCAATCAGATCGTCTACGCCGTAGACGGTGGTATTGCTCTGAAGAACCCTCTTAACCGGGATGGTGATATCGTTGGACTTGGCGCTGGGGTGGGTGCCGCGAGCCACTCTTTGGCAAGAGCCGACCGGGTGGATGGCCTACCGGGGCAAAAGCGGGAATATCACCTGGAACTGACATATCAGGCGCAAGTCAATCCATGGCTGATGCTGCAGCCGGATATTCAAGGGATTCTGTCACCCAGTGGAGGCGTGCTCGACAACGCCGGCCGACGCGTCCGAAACGAAGCGATATTCGGCATCCACGGCGAAATAACCTTCTAATGAATAAATTGAAAGACTGTAAAAAATATGCGCAGACGTTCTCTACGTAAGCTTAACAAATGGCGTCACATGTCGGCTGTCCTCGCCTGCACGTACGCCTTAGTGTCTGGTCGGTTGTCCAGCGCGTATGGAAAAGAAACCCATGAGTTGATATGCCCAGGAGTACAGGCCGGTATCATGCTGACAGTGTTTGGCACTTTCAACGGTTATCCGCATTCGGCACTCCATGACGCTGTTGTGCGCGGCATTGCATGCCCCCGTGGAGAAACACAACTACGGGCGTTTGAGAAAATTGGCGTGCCGCCCCCACACCTGAGGATCAACGTTGAACACCCCGCCGGCCAGGGTCTCACGGGAGCCGTTTCCGTTACGCTGTTCTGGCGGGGGCGGCTTATCCTGGGAGAACGGAAAAACCTCTCTTTATTGGCCAAAACCCGGGCTCCTTCCATCGTCTCTAGCGATATTAATGTCATGACCGATCGGTTGTGGCATGACCTCGCTGAACTCGACCGAGCGACAGGATCCGCTAAGGCGGTCGGCCCGTGACGGTTTCTCACGCCCGGCTGCCTTAGAGTGGTATGATTGAACATAGACATTGCCTTGCTTTTCGGCTGACCATGCCGCTTCAGTCCGACGAGCAAATCGCGCTGATACCGCATCGCTTCCGGCAAACTTCGGCGCGGCGCGCGCGATTAGGGTCTCGCTGATACGCCTCGTCACTGACGCCGAGCTGACAGCCACGCGAGTTATGGCAACATTGCGCCGGCACAGCCGCGCTCGGGTGCCAATGCCTGTGGCTTCAGTGGCCCTGACAGAGGGGCTGGGACAGGCCTGACGCCGACATGACCGCCGCACGCGTTCTCTGCTGCTTATGTCAGCTCAGAAACTTAAAGCGTTGCTCTATGGAGCACATAGCGCCAGCAGGTCAATGGAGCCGCAGCGCGACTGCAGTCAGTTAGGTTAGACCACAACTGCAGCCGAGCTGAACGGGCCTAAACCGGGCTGAGCTCTCACTTTTCGACAGGTGGGACTGGGATGGCCTAGTGACGAACTGCTCGGAACAGCGACACCATCCTTGCAAAATTAATCCAGGGGAGATTTACAGACCTGACCGCGTCTGGTCGCATTTTATCCTTGGCTGGACCGCCGTCGTCGAGACACTACGTAGCCTTCGCGGCTGTCATAATGTCCTGCAATCGGGCATTGACGCATGATTTCAGCCGACCATGCCGAACTTCGTGCGGATAGAAGACAGCTACCCAAACGGTCCAACCCAGTCACCAGATTGGGCGCGGACAATACAGCGCCTTAACTCATACTTCCGCGTACCGGTGCGTCCCAATCCGCACGCCCATTCCTGTCGATCGCGGTTCACATGAGATGATGTTCATTTATGGCACGGAGAGCCGCATGCGACACATCAACAGCCACCGTCTGGATTGCCGCAATTTTTGACTCACTAAACCTAAGTACAATGGCGACCTCAATATTATGCGCTCATGGTGCTTCCAGGTGCAGCGGCGAGTTCCTCATCCCCATGCGCGAGTCATGAGACGAAACCCGCGTAGAGACGAGGAACTTCCATGTCGGTGCGGCCTGTTATTCCCGGTCGGCCCAATCAACCGATGGCGCGCGCATAACACTGAGGAGATAAAATATGGGTTCATTTAGTATCTGGCACTGGGCACTCGTTTTCGGCGTGGTCCTTGTTCTTTTTGGTGGAGGGAAACGCCTTTCATCTACGATGGGTGATCTTGGGAGGGGTCTCAAGGTCTTCCGTAAGGAGATCAGCGATCTTAGCACCGACGATCCGCCGACCTCGCTGGAGGATAAGCGCCCTGTAGTCACTGAGCATATCAACAAAGAGGCTGTCCCTTCGTGACAGGACGGCAATGTGGTTACAAAGGAGCGTCCGATTGTTGTGAGAACGGCATGATCTTTCATCCAACGAATTGTCACAGTCTCGCCCCCATACGTTTTATACTTCGATGTGGAATTCTTGTAGCCCTTCTACTTCCTTCTGGTGCTGCCATGTCTCGACAACCTACCTCCCGTGGAGCACCGCGAAAGGAATTCATGCTCCATGCTGAGGGGCAGCAAATATATGTATGCCACCGATCCGCGACAGGAGCATTAGAATGGAAGCTCGACGAACCAGCGGCAGAATTATTCGAAGGGTATGTGTACTATGGGATACATTCGGCCGGCCCGAGTTGGTTACTATCTGATGGGTCATCCGTTCGAGCCACCGTAATGGAGGTGACACATTCGGCGAGGCATACCGACGTGCCGCAATTGCATTTGAAGGTTACGCAACATGGGGGCAGGGGACTGCTTAGTGGCGCGCGCTACGTCGATCGCGTGCAGACCATGGGCGGGGCATTGTCAGGTACGTGTACGCTAGAGGACCTCAGCTTCGGAGTGCCCTATGAAGCCAACTATAGGTTCACATTTGATTAAGAATTCCCCGCGCTGCGTATTGCCATAAAGCACAGGCAAACGATCCCTTTACATCGTGGAACGCTGGCGTGAGGCGATCGCTGCCTGCGCGGGTTCCTACGACAATCCACATGATTCTCGCCGTGCGGAGCCGTCTAATTGCTCGGTGCGACGCTGGTGCCCGTCATCTATGGCACCACAGATTTCACGCTGAAAAGGGATATGTTGGAGAGCGGGTTTCCATATGACTAGGAATGTGGCCGAAACTATTGACGTCTGAGAGGCCACGAATGGACCAACCTAAAAAAGTTCTGTCGATCACCAGAACTGCAGGTAAAAAGGACAAAAATACATGTTTGGACTTTCGTGGAGCGAAATTTTGGTGGTAGCGGGGCTCAGCGTAATGCTTCTGCGGCCAGAAGATCTGCCTGTCATCATGCGCGGTCTAAAGGAAGCCCGAAAAAAAATAGGTGAATTGCGTGGTGAGTTTGTCCAAAGAATTTCTGACATCAGTAGAGAACTAGAACTCAGCGAAATTCGAAACCAAGTGCGATCATTCGAGCAGTCAGTTGATCCTCGTCGCATCATGGATTGTCTTCAGCCACATACCGAATATAGATCTGGCGCCGAGCAAAAAAAAGTCATCGTGGCGATGTCCACGCACAACACAACGAACGTGATGGCAGACCACGCCGAGCGGGTCAACGCGGTACTGCCGCCAGATCATGCTCCGCCTCATGAGCAGAAATAAGCTTCTGCTTCGGAGATTTTATGATGGACCATGTTCAAACCGCCCGCCTGGC is drawn from Komagataeibacter xylinus and contains these coding sequences:
- a CDS encoding DUF3455 domain-containing protein; this encodes MLHAEGQQIYVCHRSATGALEWKLDEPAAELFEGYVYYGIHSAGPSWLLSDGSSVRATVMEVTHSARHTDVPQLHLKVTQHGGRGLLSGARYVDRVQTMGGALSGTCTLEDLSFGVPYEANYRFTFD
- a CDS encoding twin-arginine translocase TatA/TatE family subunit, which encodes MGSFSIWHWALVFGVVLVLFGGGKRLSSTMGDLGRGLKVFRKEISDLSTDDPPTSLEDKRPVVTEHINKEAVPS
- a CDS encoding cupin domain-containing protein, which translates into the protein MNPMQRRGFLSAASFFGLAGAAHAATFGNPDRPAQGMQNAVSPSSRSDPGPKNPALASQFPDFQSPPATDVDGMPLFWASFNNAHKRIQNGGWAREITQDDFAISEDISGVNMRLSAGGIREMHWHQQAEWAIMLTGKCRITTLDEEGRPSVDDVEAGDLWYFPPGLPHSLQGLGPDGAEFLLAFDNGKSSEFNTLLVTDWLAHTPPEVLAKNFGVPEAAFKNIPLDNLWIFQGDIPPDLPVDRKNARVVPGAQKVIYKLSQAQPLSRTHGGMAQVADSRNFPISKTVAAALETIEPGGMREMHWHPNADEWAFVIKGKARVTVFNTGPKAQTANFNPGDVWYIKKSLGHYVENTGNDVLQIISVFKSDRFAEVSLTDWLTHVPPEMVRQTLNLDPDVLARFPTGRPDFMPL
- a CDS encoding carbohydrate porin translates to MAFLSGACTTACAQVPPVRFFSSGVTPQQIVPDSIDPMSHFSGNWGGARDWLLKRGIDIRLSDANEFWADPVGGAQASNNYVGSTAVEMLADLHTLTGLPLGTFDISAMEIRGRPFSNDPLYVFNQTSNIEADDNTRLYELWYSQKFAHGHFAFKIGKLDLGHDFMISDVALSFLNASFSWPMMPDNDLYDQGPVSPVATPAVRLRYTLSQCWNFLFAVGDDNPIGAPFINTQDPWSQNSDPSGTRFNFSTGALFFAESQYRRRIAGKEGIYKIGGYFDTGRFPDQVDSSRLHKTNWSVYAIADQTLQKFRNSSELDAFIRGNWTADTDRNQIVYAVDGGIALKNPLNRDGDIVGLGAGVGAASHSLARADRVDGLPGQKREYHLELTYQAQVNPWLMLQPDIQGILSPSGGVLDNAGRRVRNEAIFGIHGEITF